The genomic stretch TCCCGGGCCCGGCGAAAGTCCGGATCTCGGGCAGCCAGGCCGTGCCGCACTGCTTGGCCGCGGCGATGAGCTGGCGTTCCCAACCTTCCTTCCCGTCCTCGGGGACCTCACCCTGGGACCTGGCGGCCTGCCAGAACCACACGGCCGCCGCACCGAGTTCCACGGCCTTTTCCAGCAGAAAGCCCCGCCGCAGCCCCTTGGACCAGCCTACGGCCAGGGTCAGGGGAAAGGCCGACGCGGGCGCGGCATGCTCCTCGACGAGGACCAGGCCCGCATCCCGCTTGCCGATCCGTTCGATGCGGAAGATCCCCCATCGTCCGCATCCGTCGAAGAGGCGCACCGTGTCGCCGACCCTGGCGCGCAGCACTCGGGTCAGGTGGCGGGCCTCCTCGCCGTCCAGCACGAAAGGCTCCCGCCACAGGGCGGGAGCCAGATGGAAGGAATTGAGGCGCGGCATCAGCCCAGTTTTCTGCGGGCCGTGCCGGCGGTGAAGAAGGGCATGTCGACGCGGGCGGCCTCAAGGCTGGTCCGCGCGCCCTTGATGGTGAAGGCCGTCTGCTCGGCCATGTCGGCGCGCACGTAGGCCATGGCCACGCAGCAGCCCAGGCTCGGCGCGATGGAGCCGCTGGTGACGATGCCGACCTTGGTCTCGCCGACAAAAACCTCGTCGTAATGGCGGGCGCTGCGGCGTCCCTCGATGCGCAGGCCGATGAGCCTTTCACGCACCGTATCGAGCCCCGCCTTGCCGATGAAGTCGGCCTCGCTCTTGAGCATGGCCCCGTAACCAGCCTCGACGGGCGTGTGCTCGGTGTCCAGGTCCTGTCCGTAGAGGGGCAGGCCCACTTCCAGACGCAGGGTGTCGCGAGCGCCCAGGCCCGCCGGGCGCACGTCTGGGTCT from Desulfomicrobium escambiense DSM 10707 encodes the following:
- a CDS encoding 16S rRNA (uracil(1498)-N(3))-methyltransferase; translated protein: MPRLNSFHLAPALWREPFVLDGEEARHLTRVLRARVGDTVRLFDGCGRWGIFRIERIGKRDAGLVLVEEHAAPASAFPLTLAVGWSKGLRRGFLLEKAVELGAAAVWFWQAARSQGEVPEDGKEGWERQLIAAAKQCGTAWLPEIRTFAGPGNVALAAAGMGSNVLCWEKEDSRLVEPDALVHPRGCVAVLGPEGGLEDPEARAFVEHGFTPVGLGPSILRFETAATFVMSLHLWAANRR